DNA sequence from the Alkalilimnicola ehrlichii MLHE-1 genome:
AGGGCCTCAGTGGGGTAGTCCATATCCTCCAGCTCACCGGCGAAATAGCGGTCGTAGGCGGACATATCGAAGTGGCCGTGGCCGGAGAGGGTGAACAAAATGGTGCGCTCCCGCCCCTCCTCCCGGGCCTGCACCGCCTCATCCACGGCGGCGCGGATGGCGTGCGCCGACTCCGGCGCCGGGATGATCCCCTGGGTCCGGGCGAAGAGCACCCCGGCCTGGAAGGTGGCGGTCTGGTGGACCGAGCGTGCCTCGAGCACACCGTCGTGGTAGAGCTGGGAGACCAGCGCGGAGTCGCCATGGTAGCGCAGCCCGCCGGCGTGGATGCCCGGGGGCATGAAGTCGTGGCCCAGGGTGTACATCTTCATCATCGGCGTCAGGCCGACACTGTCGCCGTAGTCATAGGCGAAGTGGCCGCGGGTCAGGGTTGGACAGGAGGCCGGCTCCACCGCTACCAGCCGCAGGTCACGGCCGGCGGCCTTGTCGGCCAGGAAGGGGAACATGATCCCGCCGACGTTGGAGCCGCCGCCGCAGGGGGCAAAGACCACGTCCGGGTAGTCGCCGGCGATCTCCATCTGGCGCTTGGCCTCCAGGCCGATCACCGTCTGATGGAGCAGGACATGGTTGAGCACCGAGCCCAGAGCGTAGTTGGTGTCGCCCCGGGAGGCGGCCTCCTCGACCGCCTCGGAGATGGCCATGCCCAAAGAGCCGTTGGAGTCCGGGTCCTGCGCCAGGGCGTCGCGCCCGGCCTGGGTGTGGTTGGAGGGGCTGGGAATGACCTCGCCGCCCCAGGTCTCCATCATGGAGCGGCGGTAGGGTTTCTGCTCGTAGCTGATACGCACCATGTAGATGCGTACGTCCAGGCCAAACATCTGTCCGGCCAGCGCCAGAGAGGAGCCCCACTGGCCCGCGCCGGTCTCCGTGGTCAGCCGCTTGATACCAGCTTCGGCGTTGTAGTAGGCCTGGGCCACCGCGGAATTGGGTTTGTGGGAGCCGGCCGGGCTCACCCCCTCGTACTTGAAGTAGATCTTCGCCGGGGTATTCAGTGCCTGCTCCAGGCGCCGGGCCCGGATCAACGGTGAGGGCCGCCACAGGGTCAGGGCCTCACGGACCGGCTCCGGGATGGGGATCCAACGCTCGCTGCTGGTCTCCTGCTCGATGATGGCCGGCGGGAAGATGGCCTCCATGGCGGCGCCGGTGATCGGCTTGCCGTCCGGCCCCAGGTAGGGTTGCGGCGGCGTCGGCATGTCCGGAATGACGTTGTACCAGTGACGGGGGATGTCCGATTCGGGCAGGTAGATCTTGGTATCGCTCACGGCAAACCCTGTGTGCACCTGGGCCGCACGTCCGGCGGCGTGGGTGGGAGGCTGCCGTGGCGGTCACAGCCGCCACGGCGTGGTGAATGTTACTGGGTGATCGGGAGGAAGGTGATCTCCACCCGGCGGTTCTGCTGGCGCCCTTCCTCGGTCTGGTTGCTGGCGATGGGCCGCTCCTCACCAAAGCCGACGGCGATCATGCGCATCTCGGCCACGTCCCGGCCGACCAGGTAGCGGGCCACGGTCTGTGCGCGCCGTTCCGAGAGGCGCTGGTTGTATTCCGCAGGGCCGGTGCTGTCGGTATGACCGGCCACCTCGATCATGGTCTGGTCGAATTCATTGGCCACAATGGCCACGGAGTCCAGCACCTCGAAGAAATCGGAGCGCAGGTCCGCGCTGTCGAAGGCGAACGTGACATGGCCGGGCATGTTGAGGATAACGTTTTCGCCGTCCCGGGTGACGCTCACCCCGGTGCCGCGGAGCCGCTGGCGCAGTTCTTCGGCCTGGCGATCCATGTAGCCGCCGACAGCGGCGCCGCTGAGCGCACCGATGCCGGCGCCAATCAGCGCCCGCCGCCGCCGGTCCCGGGAGTCGCTGCCGGTGAGCGCGCCGGCGGCCGCGCCAGCGGCGGCGCCAATCCCTGCCCCCAGGGTGGCCCGCGCGGTACGCTCTTCGCCAGTGTAGGGGTCCAGGGTGGTGCAGCCGGCGAGGGCCAAGGCGAGGGCAATGGCCAGGGCCAGTAGCAGCCGATAGGGTGTGTTCATGGGAGTGCTCCCTTGATGACGGCGTCAGTCTTTGCCGTAGGGGTTGTCGATCACGTCCATCCAGCGGTCATGGGCCTCGTCGGCCTGTTTTCGCCACTGCTCGACCTGCTCTTGCTGGTATTGCCGGCGCAGCTCCTTATCGGTGACGGAGCGCGGGTCGTTGCCGGTATCTCGTTGCTTTAACGGGCTCATCGGGAAATCCCTGTCGCGGTTGTTTCGGAGCGATTCGCGGGGCCTGGGCGGGCCCGCGCGCTTGACGCACTCAGTGGGATTGTAACAATAAGCCTCCACCGGCGGCGACTGGAAAAACGCGACGTGGACTACGACGAGCAATTGGATGTCCGGGGCCTGAGCTGCCCCATGCCGATACTCAAGACCAAGCGGCGGCTGGTCACCCTGTCACCGGGCCAGGTGCTCTGGGTGCGGGCCACCGATCCCCATGCACCGGTGGACTTCATGGCCTACACCGAGCGCAGCAACCATGAGCTGTTGAGGCAGGAAGAGACGGCGGGCGAGTTTCAGTTCTGGATTCGTCGCGGGGAGGATGATCGGGGGTAGGGGGCGACAGGATGGACCGGCCGCAAGGGCCGGCCCGTGACCCGGTACCGGTTCAGGCCGACTTGCGGCTGGTGGCCTTGGTGGCGGTCTCCTGCAGGGTGGAGACGTTCTCCTTGCTGACTTCCTGCAGCTCCTTGCCAAACTGCTCGCCCATGGCGGCCAGCGTCTTGGCGTCATCGGTAAGCTGCTGGGAGAGGGTGCTGGCCAGCTTGGTCTGCTCGTTCATAAAGCTCTGCAGGCCCTTGCTGTCGTTGACCTCCAACGCGGCCCGCATCTGCTTGATGCCCAAATCGGCGTAGCTGCGCGCGCGATCCAGCTGGAAGGAGACCAACTTCTCGGTGTTGTCCAGCATCAGCGCGTTCAGCTTGCGCACCGGGCTCATCATTTCCTGCATCTGGTTCATCATCTGGTCTTGCATGATCGTTCCCCGACGTTGCCTGTGGTTTGAAGTGCAGAGGGCTCATTGCGAGCCTTACTGCATTGCAATATAGCACGGGATTGCTGCACTGCAACGTCATTCCGCCTGGGGTTTTTCTCCTTTTTCCTGAGTGACTTAGTCGTCATCTCAGCCGCTGCAGCCGGCTGCCGAGGGCGCCCTGCGCGGCCTTGAGCCAGCGTTGGCCGAAGGGTTCCCGGTGCCGGTAACGGAGCTGAACCAGCCGGTGATCGTCCCGGCGCCGCAGCAGCCAGTCGTCGCTGGTGCCCAGTTCGTCCACCAGCCCGAGCCCCAGGGCCTCCTCGGCCAGCCAGTACTCCCCGGTGGCGACCTGGTCCAGGTCGAGCGCTGGCCGGTAGCGCTGGATGAAGCCCTTGAAATGGCGGTGGACGCTCTCCAGGTCCTGCCGGAACTTTTCCCGCGCCTCGTCCGTGTTCTCGCCGAAAAGGCTAAGGGTGCGCTTCCACTCGCCGGCGGTATGCTGCTCGAAGTCGATGTCATGCCGGCGCAGGAAGCGGTTGAAGTTGGGCAGCGCGCCGATCACCCCGATCGAACCGACCACCGCGAAGGGGGCGGCGACGATCCGGTCGGCGACACAGGCCATCAGATAGCCGCCGCTGGCGGCCACGCGGTCGATGCTCACGGTCAGCGGGATGCCGGCCTCGCGCAGGCGGGCCAGTTGCGATGCGGCCAGGCCATAGCCGGGCACGGTACCGCCCTGGCTGTCCAGGCGCAGGAGCACCGCGTCCCGCTCCGCCCGGGCCATGCTGAGGATGGCGGTCACCTCCTCACGCAGGGTCTGGGCGCGGCTGGCCCGCATATCGCCGACAAAGTCGAGGACGTAGACCCGGGGCCTCTCGGGGTCGTCGCGGCGGCGCCGGGCGCGGGCGGCCTTGCGGGCATAGCGGCGTGCCGCCCGCTGTCCCTCGGTGGCGGCCAGTACGCTCTGATCGAGCTGGTGATAGTGGCGGTTAAGGGGCCGCGCTGTGAGTTGTCCGCCGTCGATCCCCGGTGGACGTTCCCAGCGCAGGCTGTTGAGGATCATGCCGACGGCCGCGACCACCAGGGCGACCACAGTGAGCCCCTTGGCGAGAAAGAGCAGGTATTCCTCCAGGCCGGCCATGTGCTACCCCTTATACTGATTGCCGCCAAATGAGTCAGTGCACCTCAGTGGGAGTATACGGGCGATGGAGCCGGAAGGAATGATGCCGTCCTCTGCGGCGGTGTGTTATCGCGGTGAGCGCTACTACACCCTGCGCCAGTTGGACGAGCACCTGGGCGCGCCCAAGGGTACGAGTTTCCGCCGCTTCCGCCGGGCCGGCCTGGTGGAGGGCCGGGACTTCCTGCAACTGGACCCGGAGCAGGACGCGCAACTGCTGGCGCGGCTGGCCGAGGAGGGACGGGCCTACCCGGCGCCGGCCCGCGTGCTGCTGATCCGTGCCGGCGCCTGCGCCCGGGTGCTCAACCGGTAACGGGACCACCGGGGGGCGAGCCACCTCGGGGGCGCTCCTTAACCCACCCGCATTGTGCGATAATCGCGCCACTTCGGAGCCGCAGGAGCGAGATGCCGCATGACGCCCCGCGAACGTTACCAGCAGGATCTGGATCAGGGCCTGATCAGCCCGGACGCCGCTCAGGCCGAGGCAGTCGAGGCCCTCCAGGCGCTCCACCAGGCGCTGATCGACGCCCCGCCGCGGCCCCGGCCCGAACCCGCCGGCGGGGTCAGGGGGCTGCTTCGCCGGGTGCGGCGTGGGGCACCGGAGCCCGTGGAGCCGGTGACCGGGCTCTACCTTTGGGGCGGGGTGGGGCGCGGCAAGACCTACCTGGTGGACAGCTTCTTCGAGACCCTGCCCTTCGAGGAGAAGCGGCGGATGCATTTCCACCGTTTCATGCACGCCGTCCACGACGAGCTCAAGGGGCTGCGCGACGAGCAGGATCCCCTGGAGCGGGTGGCGGATCGCTTCGCCGGACGGGCCCGGGTGCTCTGTTTCGATGAGTTCTTCGTCAGCGACATTGCCGATGCGATGATTCTCGGCGGCTTGTTGCAGGCCCTCTTTGCCCGGGGCGTGACCCTGGTGGCCACCTCCAACATCCCGCCGGACGAGCTCTACAAGGACGGGCTGCAGCGGGCCCGCTTCCTGCCCGCCATCGAACAGATCAAGCGCCACACCCGGGTCATGAATGTGGATGGCGGCGTCGACTACCGGTTGCGCTTTCTCGAGCGCGCGGAGATCTACCATTGGCCGCTGGATGCCGAGGCGGATGAGGTGCTCGCCGATGACTTCGAGCATGTGGCGCCGGAGCCCGGTAGCCGTGGTGAGTCACTGGAAGTGGAGGGGCGTTGGATCCCCACCCGGCGGATGGCGGACGGCGTGGTGTGGTTCGATTTCGCGGCGATCTGCGACGGCCCCCGAAGCCAAACCGATTACATCGAATTGGCGCGGACCTTTCATACCGTGATCATCTCCGGGGTGCCGGTGTTCGACCGTTTCCGGGACGATCAGGCCCGCCGTTTCATAAGCCTGGTGGACGAGTTCTACGACCGGGGCGTCAAGCTCATCCTCTCCGCCGAGGCGCCGGCGGAGCGGCTCTATCAGGGCAAGCGGCTGAGTTTCGCCTTCGAGCGCACGGTCAGCCGGCTCCAGGAGATGCAGTCGCACGACTATCTGGCGGCGCCGCACCAACCCTGAGGCCCGGCGCGACGGTGGGGGCGCTCAGGTCATCAGTGCTTCCACATGGGCGCGGGCGCAACGGCCCACCGCGTTCAGGCTGTACCCCCCCTCCAGCGCCGAGACCACCTTGCCGTCACAGTACTTGCGGGCGATGGCCACCAGCTCCCTTGTGGCCCAGGCAAAGTCGGTTTCGTCCAGCCGCAGGGTGGCCAGGGGGTCGGAGCGGTGGGCGTCGAAGCCGGCGGAGATCATCACCAGCTGCGGCTTGTACCGGTGCAGCTCCGGCAGGATGCGTTCCTCGAACTGGAAGCGGAACATCTCGGAGCCGTCACCATCCTCCAGGGTCGCGTTGCGGATGTTGCCCTGACCGGTTTCGGAGGGATCGCCGGTACCCGGGAACAGCGGTGCCTGGTGGGTGGAGAGGTAGTACATCTTCGGGTTGCGCTCAGCTATGGTCTGGGTGCCATTGCCATGGTGGACATCGAAGTCCATGATCGCCACCCGCTCCAGGCCGTGCGCCGCGATAGCGTGGGCCGCGCCCACGGCGATGTTATTGAAGAAACAAAAGCCCATCGCCTGGTTGGGTTCGGCGTGGTGGCCGGGCGGGCGCACCGCGCAAAAGGCGTTCTGCGCCTGGCCGCCGACCACCGCATCCACCGCATGGCAGACGGCCCCGGCCGCCCGCAGCGCCGCCTCGCCGGTGGCCGGGCAGACCACGGTGTCGCTGTCGATGAAGGCCTGGCCCTGTTCGGGGATCCGGGCGAGGATGTCGCGCACGTAGTCCGGGTCGTGTACCCGGTTGAGCTGTTCCACCTCGGCGCGCGGCGCCGGCTCACGGATCAGGAACTCGAAGGTGGACGACTGCAGCGCTGTCAGGATGGTCTGCAGTCGGGCGATGCTTTCCGGGTGCCCTGGGCCGGTATCGTGCTCCAGGCAGGCCGGGTGGGTGATGAGCCAGGTCGTCATGCCTCTCCTCCTGCGACCGTCATGCCCCAAGGCGGGGGTGTCGGGCCCATGCGAAGACCCAATCCACATCATAGGACGGGATGGAGACTGTGGTGTCTTCCCAGGTCCGGAAACGTCGTGCCAGCCCCTGGCGGATCTCCTCGCGCAGGGCGGGTTCATTGGCCCCGCAGCACTGCATGCTGAAGGTGCCGCCGGGGCGCAGCCGCCGACCGGCGTGCGCCAGCACTTGGTCGATAAAGCGGGTGCGGCTCTGGTCCGGGCTGAAGGGCTCCATGGTCAGATCGTAGATGATGCCGTCGTACTCGTCTTCCCGGTGCAGCCAGGCGAGGGCGTCATCCACCACCACCCGCGCCTGGGGGGCATCGAAGGCATCGCCGCAAAGTTGGGGCAAGTAGCGGCGGCAGAGATCGATGACGGCCCGGTCGATGTCCACCAGAATAGCTTCGCGGGCGCCGCGGCTGATGGCCTCGCGCAGCACCCCGCCGTCGCCCCCGCCCAGGATCAGCACCCGGCCCAGGCTGCCGTGCCGGGCGAGCGGGTCCACCATGGCCTGGTTGTAGGGCTGGTCGGCCTCGGAGATCTGCAGATCGTCGTCCAGGTAGAGCAGCCGGCCGTAGTCCGGGTCCTCGGCGATGACGATATGCTGGAAGTCCGAATGCCGGTCCTCCAGCACTTGCTGGTTGTGCTGGATATATTCTGGGGTTGTGGGTCGAAGCGGTGTTGCCAAGCCTGCCTCCCATGATCCGGGGTGGCCGGGGGGCGGGGATGCCCCGGCACGCCACTGATGCGGGTTTGCCCTCATGATATCAGAGCGTCCGGTGGCCCGGTTGCCCCCGGCTCAGCGGGCAGCCTGGCGGATGCGGTAGAGGGCCACGTCCCCAAGCAGGTTGGGGAATTGCCGCATCAGCGCGTTGTCGTGCATCGCCTGATCGGTGACGTGGCGCTCCAGGATCTCGATTCCGCGCTCGGCACACAGGGCCTCGAAATCGCGCACGGTGCACAGGTGGATGTTGGGGGTGTTGTACCAGGTGTGCGGCAGCGTCCGGCTTATGGGCATGCGCCCGTGGAAGCCTAGGTAAAGTCGCATGCGCCAGTTGCCGAAATTGGGGAAGGTGACAATGCCCTCGCGGCCGACCCGCAGCATCTCCTGGAGCAGCTCATCCGGGTAGTGCACCGCCTGCAGCGTCTGGGTCATCAGCACATAGTCAAAGGCCTGGTCCTTGAAATCCGACAGGCCCTTGTCCAGGTCCGCCTGGATGACGCTCACCCCCTTCTCCAGGCAGGCGACGATCTTGCGCGGCTCGATCTCCAGGCCGTAGCCGGTGACCTCACGCTCGCCCGCCAGGTGCGCCAGCAGGGTGCCGTCGCCGCAGCCCAGATCGAGGATGCGGCTGCCGGGGGCGATCCAATCGCTGATGATGGCCAGGTCCGGTCTCAGTGCGCTCATGCCCCCACCTCCCGGGCAATGCCCTGCATGTAGGCCCTGAAGGCCTCGGTGTAGACCGGGATGGGCTTCAGGAAGGCATCGTGGCCCTGGCTGGTCTCCACCTCCAGGTAGCTGATCGGCTTTTGGTTGTCCTCCAGGGCCCGGACGATCTCCCGTGAGCGCTCCGGCGGGAAACGCCAGTCGCTGCTGAAGGAGATGAGCAGGAAGCGCGCCTGCACATGGGCCAGGGCCGCCGACAGGTCGTGGTCGTACTCCGCGGCCGGGTCGAAGTAGTCCAGCACCTTGGTCATCAGCAGATAGGTGTTGGCGTCAAAGCGGTCGACGAAGGAGCGGCCCTGGTAGCGCAGGTAGCTCTCCACCTCGAACTCCACATCGAAGTTGAACTTGTAGCGCCCGCCGTCCGCCCGCAGATCACGGCCGAATTTGTCGCGCATGGCGTCATCGGAAAGGTAGGTGATGTGGCCGAGCATGCGGGCCAGCGCCAGACCGCGGCGCGGTACCGTGTGGTGCTCGTAGTAGCGGCCGCCGTGGAACTCCGGATCGGTGAGGATGGCCTGGCGGGCCACCTCGTTGAAGCCGATGTTCTGCGCCGAGAGCCGTGGCGCGACAGCAATGGCCACCACGTGGCCGAGCCGGTCCGGATAGTCGATGGCCCATTGAATGGCCTGCATGCCCCCCAGGCTGCCACCGACCACCGCCGCCCAGCGCTCGATGCCGAGGGCGTCCGCCAGGCGGGCCTGGCTGTGGACCCAGTCGCGCACCGTCACCAGGGGGAAGTCCGGGCCGTAGGGGCGGTGGGTTTCCGGGTTGATGCTGCTGGGCCCGGTGCTGCCGTGGCAGCCCCCCAGGTTGTTGCAGCAGACCACATAGAAGCGGTCGGTATCGATGGGTTTGCCTGGCCCCACGCAGGCCTCCCACCAGCCCGGCTTGCGGTCCTCCTCGCTGTGGTAGCCGGCCGCGTGGTGACTGCCCGAGAGCGCGTGGCAGATCAGGATGGCGTTGCTGCGTTCGGCATTGAGCTCACCGTAGGTCTCGTAGACCAGGTCGTAGGCCGGCAACGAGCGCCCGCAGTCCAGCGGCAGCGGCTCGTCGAAGTGCAGGCTGTGTTGCTCCACAATGCCGACCGAGTCGGCGGGCAGGTGCTTAGGCATCGGCTCCCGGAATAATCTTGTTTTATCAGAACCTACCGAGTCTAAAGGTGGCGGGGGGCGGGAACAACTGGCGCCCCGCTCAACCGGTGAGCGGGGGCACCAGCGCCTGCAGTGGCGGGAAGATGAGCATACGCAGCACCTGGATGCCCAGCAGCGCCACCAGCGGCGAGAGGTCGAGGCCGCCCAGGTCCGGCAACATGCGGCGGATGGGGCTCATGATGGGGTCGGTGAGGCTGTGCAGGATGGCCACCCCGGGGTGGTGGCTGTGCGGATTCACCCAGCTCATGATCACCTGGATGATGATGATCACGGTGTAGAGCGTGAACAGCAGGCTGAGCACCTGGATGATCGCGCTCATGAACGCATAGCCCACCGGCAGCACATAATTGCCACCGATCAGGTAGGTCAGGTAGAGCGAGAGCATCTGCAGCAGGATCATCAGCACCACGGCCGCCAAGTCCAGCCCGCGGTAACCGGGAATCACCCGGCGCAGCGGCCGCAGTGCCGGCTGGGTGACCTTCACGACCGCCTGGGAAATGGGGTTGAAGAAATCGGCCCGCGCCCACTGCAGCAGAAAGCGCACCATCACCGCCAGGATGTAGAGTGTGATGAGGGTCTCCAGCAGGAAGGTGATCGGGTTGGCCAGGTACCCGTTCATCACTGCTCCCCCAGCATCTGGCCCAGCTCCTGGGCGCGTTTGGCGGCGGCCTGCACCGCACGGGTCATCAGGGCGCGGTACTCGCCATCCTCCAACACATGCAGCGCATGCTCGGTGGTGCCCCCGGGGGAGGTCACCCGCTGGCGCAATTGGGCCGGGGACTCATCGCTCTCCAAGGCCATCTTGGCCGCGCCCAGCGCCGTCTCGATGGTCAGCAGGCGGGCGGTCTCACCGGGCAGACCCAGGTCCCGCGCGGCGTCCTCGATGGCCTCCATGAGCAGGAAGAAGTAGGCCGGGCCGCTGCCGGAAACCGCGGTCACGGTATCCATCTGGGCCTCGTCGTCGAGCCAGACCACCAGCCCCACGGCGCGCATCAATGATTCCGCCAGCTCCCGCTGCCGCTCCTTGACCCGGTCGTTGGCGTACAGCGCCGTGGCGCCGGTGCCCACCAGCGAGGGGGTGTTGGGCATGGTCCGCACCACTGCGGCCTGGCCCCCGAGCCAGCGGGTCAGGTCCGGCTCGCGCACGCCCGCCGCGATGGAGATAAACAGCCGCCCGGCGTCGCCGCTGCCGGCCACCAACTGCTCGCAGGCGGTACGCACCACCTGGGGCTTGACCGCCAGGATCACGGTGTCGGCGTCGGCGGCCGCCTCCAGGTTGTCGGCGTAGACCCGAACGCCGAAACGGTTGGCCAGGTCATCGCGCTTGCCGGCGTCCGGGTCGGCCACCCGTACCGCCTGCGGGTCGAAACCGTCGGCCAGCAGGCCGCCGATCAGCGAGCGGGCCATGTTGCCGCCGCCGATAAAGCACAGGGTGTTGTTGCTCATCGCTTGTTCTCCTTGCCATTTGCCGGGGTGGTCTGGCGCGGACCGAAAATGGCGGTGCCGATGCGTACCAGGGTCGCGCCTTCAGCCACGGCGGCCTCCAGATCACCGCTCATGCCCATGGATAGCGTATCCAATGCCAGGCCGGAACTCACCAGATGCTCCTGCAGCTCGCGCAGCGCGGCCAGGGGCCGGCGTTGTGCCGCCAGGCCCTCGGCAGGGGCGGGCAGGGCCATCAGGCCGC
Encoded proteins:
- a CDS encoding TrpB-like pyridoxal phosphate-dependent enzyme; its protein translation is MSDTKIYLPESDIPRHWYNVIPDMPTPPQPYLGPDGKPITGAAMEAIFPPAIIEQETSSERWIPIPEPVREALTLWRPSPLIRARRLEQALNTPAKIYFKYEGVSPAGSHKPNSAVAQAYYNAEAGIKRLTTETGAGQWGSSLALAGQMFGLDVRIYMVRISYEQKPYRRSMMETWGGEVIPSPSNHTQAGRDALAQDPDSNGSLGMAISEAVEEAASRGDTNYALGSVLNHVLLHQTVIGLEAKRQMEIAGDYPDVVFAPCGGGSNVGGIMFPFLADKAAGRDLRLVAVEPASCPTLTRGHFAYDYGDSVGLTPMMKMYTLGHDFMPPGIHAGGLRYHGDSALVSQLYHDGVLEARSVHQTATFQAGVLFARTQGIIPAPESAHAIRAAVDEAVQAREEGRERTILFTLSGHGHFDMSAYDRYFAGELEDMDYPTEALETAKANLPKVEG
- a CDS encoding OmpA family protein, which gives rise to MNTPYRLLLALAIALALALAGCTTLDPYTGEERTARATLGAGIGAAAGAAAGALTGSDSRDRRRRALIGAGIGALSGAAVGGYMDRQAEELRQRLRGTGVSVTRDGENVILNMPGHVTFAFDSADLRSDFFEVLDSVAIVANEFDQTMIEVAGHTDSTGPAEYNQRLSERRAQTVARYLVGRDVAEMRMIAVGFGEERPIASNQTEEGRQQNRRVEITFLPITQ
- a CDS encoding sulfurtransferase TusA family protein codes for the protein MDYDEQLDVRGLSCPMPILKTKRRLVTLSPGQVLWVRATDPHAPVDFMAYTERSNHELLRQEETAGEFQFWIRRGEDDRG
- a CDS encoding phasin family protein; the encoded protein is MQDQMMNQMQEMMSPVRKLNALMLDNTEKLVSFQLDRARSYADLGIKQMRAALEVNDSKGLQSFMNEQTKLASTLSQQLTDDAKTLAAMGEQFGKELQEVSKENVSTLQETATKATSRKSA
- the sohB gene encoding protease SohB produces the protein MAGLEEYLLFLAKGLTVVALVVAAVGMILNSLRWERPPGIDGGQLTARPLNRHYHQLDQSVLAATEGQRAARRYARKAARARRRRDDPERPRVYVLDFVGDMRASRAQTLREEVTAILSMARAERDAVLLRLDSQGGTVPGYGLAASQLARLREAGIPLTVSIDRVAASGGYLMACVADRIVAAPFAVVGSIGVIGALPNFNRFLRRHDIDFEQHTAGEWKRTLSLFGENTDEAREKFRQDLESVHRHFKGFIQRYRPALDLDQVATGEYWLAEEALGLGLVDELGTSDDWLLRRRDDHRLVQLRYRHREPFGQRWLKAAQGALGSRLQRLR
- the zapE gene encoding cell division protein ZapE encodes the protein MTPRERYQQDLDQGLISPDAAQAEAVEALQALHQALIDAPPRPRPEPAGGVRGLLRRVRRGAPEPVEPVTGLYLWGGVGRGKTYLVDSFFETLPFEEKRRMHFHRFMHAVHDELKGLRDEQDPLERVADRFAGRARVLCFDEFFVSDIADAMILGGLLQALFARGVTLVATSNIPPDELYKDGLQRARFLPAIEQIKRHTRVMNVDGGVDYRLRFLERAEIYHWPLDAEADEVLADDFEHVAPEPGSRGESLEVEGRWIPTRRMADGVVWFDFAAICDGPRSQTDYIELARTFHTVIISGVPVFDRFRDDQARRFISLVDEFYDRGVKLILSAEAPAERLYQGKRLSFAFERTVSRLQEMQSHDYLAAPHQP
- a CDS encoding histone deacetylase family protein, translating into MTTWLITHPACLEHDTGPGHPESIARLQTILTALQSSTFEFLIREPAPRAEVEQLNRVHDPDYVRDILARIPEQGQAFIDSDTVVCPATGEAALRAAGAVCHAVDAVVGGQAQNAFCAVRPPGHHAEPNQAMGFCFFNNIAVGAAHAIAAHGLERVAIMDFDVHHGNGTQTIAERNPKMYYLSTHQAPLFPGTGDPSETGQGNIRNATLEDGDGSEMFRFQFEERILPELHRYKPQLVMISAGFDAHRSDPLATLRLDETDFAWATRELVAIARKYCDGKVVSALEGGYSLNAVGRCARAHVEALMT
- a CDS encoding spermine/spermidine synthase domain-containing protein; its protein translation is MATPLRPTTPEYIQHNQQVLEDRHSDFQHIVIAEDPDYGRLLYLDDDLQISEADQPYNQAMVDPLARHGSLGRVLILGGGDGGVLREAISRGAREAILVDIDRAVIDLCRRYLPQLCGDAFDAPQARVVVDDALAWLHREDEYDGIIYDLTMEPFSPDQSRTRFIDQVLAHAGRRLRPGGTFSMQCCGANEPALREEIRQGLARRFRTWEDTTVSIPSYDVDWVFAWARHPRLGA
- the metW gene encoding methionine biosynthesis protein MetW, with the protein product MSALRPDLAIISDWIAPGSRILDLGCGDGTLLAHLAGEREVTGYGLEIEPRKIVACLEKGVSVIQADLDKGLSDFKDQAFDYVLMTQTLQAVHYPDELLQEMLRVGREGIVTFPNFGNWRMRLYLGFHGRMPISRTLPHTWYNTPNIHLCTVRDFEALCAERGIEILERHVTDQAMHDNALMRQFPNLLGDVALYRIRQAAR
- the metX gene encoding homoserine O-succinyltransferase MetX; its protein translation is MPKHLPADSVGIVEQHSLHFDEPLPLDCGRSLPAYDLVYETYGELNAERSNAILICHALSGSHHAAGYHSEEDRKPGWWEACVGPGKPIDTDRFYVVCCNNLGGCHGSTGPSSINPETHRPYGPDFPLVTVRDWVHSQARLADALGIERWAAVVGGSLGGMQAIQWAIDYPDRLGHVVAIAVAPRLSAQNIGFNEVARQAILTDPEFHGGRYYEHHTVPRRGLALARMLGHITYLSDDAMRDKFGRDLRADGGRYKFNFDVEFEVESYLRYQGRSFVDRFDANTYLLMTKVLDYFDPAAEYDHDLSAALAHVQARFLLISFSSDWRFPPERSREIVRALEDNQKPISYLEVETSQGHDAFLKPIPVYTEAFRAYMQGIAREVGA
- a CDS encoding YggT family protein, which translates into the protein MNGYLANPITFLLETLITLYILAVMVRFLLQWARADFFNPISQAVVKVTQPALRPLRRVIPGYRGLDLAAVVLMILLQMLSLYLTYLIGGNYVLPVGYAFMSAIIQVLSLLFTLYTVIIIIQVIMSWVNPHSHHPGVAILHSLTDPIMSPIRRMLPDLGGLDLSPLVALLGIQVLRMLIFPPLQALVPPLTG
- the proC gene encoding pyrroline-5-carboxylate reductase, whose product is MSNNTLCFIGGGNMARSLIGGLLADGFDPQAVRVADPDAGKRDDLANRFGVRVYADNLEAAADADTVILAVKPQVVRTACEQLVAGSGDAGRLFISIAAGVREPDLTRWLGGQAAVVRTMPNTPSLVGTGATALYANDRVKERQRELAESLMRAVGLVVWLDDEAQMDTVTAVSGSGPAYFFLLMEAIEDAARDLGLPGETARLLTIETALGAAKMALESDESPAQLRQRVTSPGGTTEHALHVLEDGEYRALMTRAVQAAAKRAQELGQMLGEQ